The segment CATCCCCAAAGACAAACGCAGAAATTGCTACGTGGGAGGTATTGCTAAGAAAGGACCGCACGGCTTCCAGTCAACCGAACCCGCCTATCCGCCCTTCCGTTTTGTGAATGCTTTAAACGTGGCCTGCCCGCCCAAGGGTAAAGGCAAGCCTTTGCAGCATGCCACTGTTTCCAAAGAACAGATTGTGGCCTGGAACCCGGAAATCCTCTTTGTAGATATTTCCACCTCACAGCTGGGAGAAAATGCAGGAGCCATCCATGAAATCAAGACCGACCCGGCTTACCAGTCCCTTGATGCGGTAACTTCAGACAAGGTTTACACTGTACTGCCCTACAACTGGTATTCCCGAAACTACGGCTCCATCATTGCAGATGCCTACTATGTAGGTAAGGTGCTCTACCCGGAAAGGTTCGAAGATATCGATCCTGCCGCTGAGGCTGACGATATCTACAACTTCATGGTTGGCGCGCCGGTTTTAGCGACCATGACCAAAGCCTTCAGCGTAAAAGGTTTTGAAAAGCTGGAGCTGAACTAGGCCATGCATTTTGACGACGGGCAGATACCCGCTGAATATTCACGGCATATCAGGCAGAAGACGTTCTTTATCGCCGCAGGGCTGCTGTTGGCCGGAGCCATGCTGGTTACCTCCATCGGCATGGGGCCGGTCTCTATCTCCGCCCCTGAAGCCCTGCTGACCCTGCTGGGAGATACTGTTTCCAAACGGTTCGACCTGATCATCTGGAACATCAGGCTTCCGCAAGCCCTGACAGCTCTTGCGGCCGGGGCCGGGCTATCCGTGGCCGGGGCAGTCATGCAGGCTATCCTGCGCAATCCGCTGGGTTCACCTTTTACGCTGGGCATTTCCCATGCTGCCGCCTTCGGGGCCGCTGTATCGGTCATGCTGCTGGACCTCGGCACCATGGCCAGCTCCAATGTAGGGGCGGTGACTATCAACTCCCCTTACCTGACCACCATGGTTGCCTTCGGATTCAGCCTCGTCGCCACCTTCGCTATTATCGCGATTTCGCGCACCCGGCGGGCCACGCCGGAGGTTATGGTCCTGACCGGGGTAGCCCTTGGCGCGCTTTTCACTGCGGGAACCATGTTCCTGCAATATTTCGCCGATGATGTGCAGCTGGCGGCTATGGTCTTCTGGACCTTCGGGGACGTGGCCCGCGCAACATGGACCGAACTGGGAATAATCAGCGCGGTGACAGTCATCGCCTACATCTGGTTCACCGCCAACCGCTGGAATTTCAATGCCATTGAAGCCGGAGACGAAACAGCCAAAGGGTTAGGCGTCAAAGTTGAAAGGGTCCGCTTAACCGGGATGCTGCTGGCCTCACTGGTTACGGCGGTCATTGTTTCATTTCTCGGCATTATCGGATTTGTGGGGCTGGTCTGTCCGCACATGGTCCGGCGCATAATCGGGGATGATTACCGCTTCCTGCTCCCGGCCTCCTGCATTGTAGGGGCAGTGTTGCTGCTTGCTGCGGACACTGCGGCGAGGCTCATGCTGGCACCCAACGTACTGCCCGTCTCGGTACTGACTGCGTTTCTCGGTGCCCCGGTTTTCATCTGGCTGATCATCAGGGGGAGCAAATGAACATCAAGGTAAACGGTATAAATTTCAGCTACAACAACACCCCCGTTCTTGAAGGGGTCGATTTTCAAGTAGAGCAAGGCGAACTGCTGGCAATCCTCGGCCCCAACGGAGCAGGCAAAACAACCCTGCTCAAGTGCATGAACGCTATCCACAGGCCGGAAGGCGGATCGGTACTGGTCAAGGACAAGGATGTATTTAAGCTCGCTTCAGACGACATCGCCCGTTTGATAGGCTATGTGCCGCAACGGGTGGAGCCTGCCCGCTTAACAGTCTTTGATGCCGTGCTCATGGGCCGCAAACCGCACATCAAGTGGCGGGTCCGCGACCATGATATTTGTATTGTAGATGCGGCCCTGAAACGGCTTTCCCTGAACCATCTTTCCCTGCGCTACATCGATCTGCTCAGCGGCGGGGAACTTCAAAAAGTCAGCATCGCCCGCGCCCTTGTGCAGGAACCGGAAGTGCTTTTGCTGGACGAACCGACCAGCTCCCTTGATCTCAAAAACCAGCTGGAAATCCTGCGTACAGTCCGTGCAGTAGTCAAAGGACATAAAGTTTCAGCGATCATGACCATGCATGACCTGAACACGGCTCTGCGTTATGCGGACAAGTTCATCTTTCTCAAGAACGGCACGGTTTGCGGTTGCGGCGGTAAGGACTCTGTCAGCCCGGAAATAATCGAGCAGGTTTACGGCGTGGAAGTGGAAATCGAAATGCGCAAGGGCTGTCCGGTTATTCATCCAGTGGAAGACCTTGAAGCACTGGATTACGAGCACGAACACTCTCATGGGCACATCCACACTCATCAGACTGCACAATAAAAATTAAAACTAATAAAAGGTTTTGGGATTCTTAAACCCTTTTGCAAAAGGGTTTAAGCCCTCGGAGAGCCGCCGGAGGCATACAATGACTACTTATTTTTCTAAAGACCAAATAAAACGCACCATTGAATTTCACGGTCACCAGTGCCCCGGCCTTGCCATCGGCATCCGTGCGGCAGAACTCTGCTTGCGTGAACTGGGACACCATGATGATTCCCCCATTGTCGCCATCTGCGAAACAGACATGTGCGGAGTGGACGCCATCCAGTTCCTGACCGGATGTTCCGTGGGTAAAGGCAACCTCATCCTTAAAGATCACGGTAAAATGGCCTTTACTTTTTACCGCCGCAAAGACGGCAAGGGAATCCGGGCCATGCTTAATCCTGATTTTATCGGAGAATTGCGGGCAGACATGGGCCGACTCATGGGGCTTGCTGAACCTACCGCCGAAGAAAAAGAGCAATGCACACAGGTCCGTGCGGAATGCGAAAAACAATATTACGCAGCCAAACTTGCAGACATGTTCATCAAACAGGAACCGCAGATTAAAATGCCCCGCCCTGCGGCAATACTGCAATCGCTTACCTGTGAAAATTGCGGGGAGATACACATGGAATCGCGCTCCCGGAGATTTGCAGGACGTACCTTGTGTTTGACCTGTTTCGAAAAGGTTGAACAGAAAATGTAATAAAAACCGGGCTTCCGTCATAACGACAGAAGCCCGGTTTCTTTCTAAGCTGTAATCCTAACGATTAAGCTGGAGTCTTAACCTTGTAGAACATGGTATAAAGCACCGGAACGACAAGCAGGGTCAGCACAGTGGCAAAGGCCAGACCGGCCATAATGGTTACTGCCATGGCTGAGAAGAAAGCATCAGTCACCAGCGGAAGCATACCGAGAATGGTGGTCCCGGCAGCCATGGCAACCGGGCGGATACGACTGAGAGCTGAATCCACAACCGCGCGATACGGTTCCTTGCCTTCTGCAAGTTCAATATTGATCTGATCCAGCAGCACAATAGCATTCTTGATCAACATCCCTGAAAGGGAAAGAAATCCCAGCAGAGCCATAAACCCGAAAGGTTCCCCGGTCGTGAGCAGACCGCAACTGACCCCGATGATGGACAGGGGCACGGTCAGCCAGATAATGGCCGGGATTCGCAGGTTGTTGAAAAGCATTACAGTTGCAAGGATCATAATCAGAAACGGCCCGCCAAGGCTGGCTGCAAGGCTGGTCTGAGCATCCCTTGAATCCTCATACTCACCGCCCCACTCCATGGTATACCCGGCAGGAATTTTCATGTTCTCTATTTGAGGTCGCAATTCATTAAAAAGAACCGAAGGCAATCCCACAATGGGTTCGCAGGATGCAGTTATAGTCAGCATGCGGTTACGGGTCTGCAACTTGCCTGATTCAATTTTGGTTTCAAACCCTGAAACAACCTCTTCCACCGGGATCATACGTCCGGCAACCGGACTGAAGATCTGCACGTCCCCGATCTGGTTCACGTCCAATCGTTCCTTAGCGGGAGGACGGGCCACGATGGGCAGGAGCTTGTCTCCTTCACGGTAGACCCCGATGTTGGTTCCGGTAAAAAACATGTTCATAGCCTTGGCAAGATCCGGGCGAGAAATCCCCGCTCTCTTTGCCTGCGCTTCCATGATAACCGGGCTGAGAACTTTCACATCCTGCCGCCAGTCATCGCGGATGGACTCAGCATGTCCGGTACTAAGCATTATGCCTTGTGCTTCACGGGAAAGGCGGCGCAGCTCTTTGGTATCTGGCCCGCTGAAACGGACTTCAATGGAAGCCGCACGTCCGGGACCAAGCTTGAATTTTTTAACCTTAGCTTCCGCATCAGGATAATTAGCGTTCACATATTTTTTATAGCGAGACATGACCTCACCGGTAGTCTCGTAATCCTTCACTTCAACCAGCAGCAAGCCGTAGGATGATGCGGTCTTTTCCGGAGAATAGGTAAGGATAAAACGAGGAGCCCCCTGCCCGGTAAAAGTAGACACATTCTTGACCTGCTCATCTTTTAGAATCACTCCGGCAAGTTCATTCACATCATCAGCCGTAGCTCGGATGTCGGCTCCTTGTGGAAGCCAGTAGTGAATATAAAAACGGGGCTGAGTAGAATCCGGGAAAAAACTCTGCTTTACAAATCCGAACCCGTAAATCGACCCAGCCAACATAATCACCAGAGTTGTCATGGTTAGAACCCTATGACGCAAACAGAATTCAAGAATACCACGATAGAGACGGAAAATGATTCCCCCGTAAGGATCTCCCTCTTCGCTGATCTTGGGGCGCAGGAACATCTCGCAAAGCAGCGGAGTCACGGTCACAGCGGTAATCCAACTCATCATCAACGAGATGAACAGGACAATGAACAGGGAACGACAAAATTCACCAACCTTATCCGGGCTGAAACCAATTCCGGCAAAAGCCATAATGGCGATGATGGTACCGCCCAGAAGCGGCCATTTGCTCTGCTCCACAACATCCACAGCAGCCTGAATACGATCCATACCCTTTTGGTAACGGATCAGGATACCCTCAATGACCACAATAGCGTTATCAACCAACATACCCAGCGCGATAATCAACGCTCCAAGGGAAATACGCTCCAGCGCGACCCCGGCCATCTGAATAAATATGAATGATCCGCAAATAGTAATCAGCAGAATGGCCCCGATCAGCAACCCGGACTGTATACCCATGAAAAGCAGCAGCACGATGATGACGATAGCCACTGCCTCGGCAAGGTTGATAACAAAGGAATTAACCGCATTATCCACCCTGCTGGGCTGGAAATAGACCTCTTCTACATTAACACCTACCGGGGTCTGGCCCTGCAACTGCTGTAGCTTGGCATTGATTGCATGGCCCAATTCAACCACGTTGGCAGCAGGATTCCCGGCAATACCGATGGCTACGGCATTGTGTCCGTTAAAGCTCATTATCTGGGATGGAGGACTCTGGTAGCCACGATGGATTTCCGCCACATCGCGCAGCGGAACCAGCCTGCCGGAACCGTCACGGATGAACAGATCACCTAGATCTTCAACTGATTCCACCCCGCCGGAAGGCGCGATCTCGAGATACTCCCTGCCAACCTTCACGTTACCGGATTTAACCACAAGGTTGCGGTTGGAAAGAGTCTTGTAGACAGAATCCAGGGAGACCCCAAGCTGGGCCATTCGGGCCCGTGAGATCTCCACAAAAACCGTCTCCTGCTGCTCCCCCCAGACAGAAATCTTTGCGACATTGTCCACCAGCAGAAGCTGCTTACGCAAAAAAGTCACATAATCCTGCAAATCCTGCTGAGAATAACCGTCCCCGGTTACCGAGAGCAGCATGCCGTAAACATCGCTGAAATCATCGATAACAAGGGAAGGCCCTGCCCCTGGGGGGAGGGAGGACTGGGCATCACCTACCTTACGGCGAAGTTCGTCCCAGACCTGGGGCAGGGTTTCCTTATCGTATTGGTCCTGCACTTCCACGGTGACAATGGATTGTCCCCTATCTGAAATGGAGGTTACCTTCTTGAGTTGTTTAAGTTGCTGGGCAGCCCCTTCAATCACGTCCGTGACTTCATCTGCCACTTCCGAAGGATTTGCACCGGGATAGTTGGTAACAACCAGTGCTTCCTTGATCGTAAATTCCGGGTCTTCAAGACGGGGCATGTCCAGAAACGCTTTTATACCGCCGAGGAAGAAAACAATTGTCAGGACTATTGAAACGGTCTTCTTCTCAATAGTCAGCCTTGCAAGACTCATCCGCGGCCCCCGATTCTACCTTTGAGAATTTTAACTTCCTGCCCGTCACGCAGGTAATGCGCCCCGGAAACAACGACCTGTTCACCGGGCTTGATACCCTCGTGAATTTCAAAATTGCTATTAACAATCCTGCCGACCTGAACATTGCGTTTTTTCACTGCACCCTTTTCATATACCCAGACAAATTTATCCTGATCCGGGTACCCAACTACAGCCGAAATAGGCACGGAAACAACTTTCACAGCTTTATTTTCCGGCATGCTGGCTACAACTTCAGCAGTCATACCCGGATGAATGGACAGCCCCTGTGGATTCTCCATCTTCAGGGTCACTTCATAGGTCTGGGTCTCGGCGTTGGCCTTAGTCTGAAACTCCTTAAGCTCCAGCTTGAAATCACGACCGGGATAGGTCTCAAACTTTGCAAGAGCCTTGAAGTCATGGCTGTCTTTTGTGATGAATCCGCGAACCCAGATGCTTTCCGGCACATCTACAACCACATCTAGGGCTGAGGTGTCCTCGAGTTGGACAATGGATTCCTTGGCTTGAACAAATTCATGGTTATCCACGGACTTAAGAGCAATGGTCCCACTAAAAGGAGCCACCAGACGGGTGTATTGAAAATTCAGCTTGGCCCGGCGCAGTTCCTGAATCAATGAGTTAACCGAAGCACGGCTGCTTTCAAAAGTACTCTGAGCCGAATCAAAGGAAGACTGGGCTACTGTGTCGGAAGCAAGCAGTTTTCCATTACGCTCAAAGTTAAGTTTGGCTTCCTTCATAACCGAACGGGCACCAATCAGCTTGGCTTCAAGATCGGCCACTGCGGCCTGAAAATCACGCTGATCCAACACAGCAATGAGTTGACCTTTTTTTACATAATCCCCTTCTTTCACCACAAAACGCTCAATCTGCCCGGGAACGCGAAAAGCCAGTGTTGCTTCACGGGTAGCCTTGACCTTACCGGGAAATTTTCGCAATTCCGGCGCATTTTGATCTGAAATTTCCATAACCCTGACCGGACGTACAGGCTGTTCAACATGAACCTCCTCCTTACATCCCGGTAAAATCATCATAGCCAATATCAAAAATAACAATTTGTTACGCATGGTTCTCCCCTCTTGCTTTTGGTTTGTACCTACTAATCAATCAGTTGATTAATCGCTGGGTAAAAAAAATTATTTCCAGAGTGAAGGGCTGCCTGCCTTTAAAAGAATCGTCACAGTCTTCCGGTAAGCTTCAACCTTTTGATCATCATCTATGTAGTGTCCACCGCCAAGCAGGTAGTCGGAAAAAATAGTACCCAAGACCGCAGTAAAGCAAATATCTTTCACTTCCTCGGGATGCTCGGCTTTGGCTCCGGTTTTGCCTAGAAATTCCGTAAAATACTCCCACCCTGTTTTGTAAAGAGTGTCCCGCAGATCCTGCAACTCTTCACTGTCGTGATTAAGCTCGCGTAGCCCAACAAGATACACATCCCGGTTCTGGCGGGCATCATTAAGAAAAGCAGCCACATTCAGTTCAACCAGCTCTCCGTGGTCTTTAGCTTCGGACATGGAATTCCTGATAACAGTAACCATCCGTTCACTGAAACAGGTAAAAATCTCACGCAACAATCCGGTCTTACCACCGAAGTAATAAGAGATCATGGCACTGTTCACATCAGCTTCGCGGGCAATATCCCTGATTCCAACTGAATTGTAAGAACGCTCAGCAAAGAGCTTGGCCCCGGCATGGAAAATCTTTTCGCGTTTTGTCATGAGACCCAATTAATCATCCGATTAACAAATGTCAATCAGTTGATTAATTTTTCTTAAATGAAATATCCTACCAGAGATCCTTGGTGTCCAATGCCTCAGGTTCCAGATCATTGGGATTTAACTCCTTAAGAACCTTGGGCGCATCAGATTTTTTGCTGATATTGATGACTTCCACCCGGCGATTCCGGGCTCTGCCTTGTGCGCTGTCATTGGAAACAATGGGCTGGTCCTCTCCTGCTCCTTCAACTTCAATACGGGCGGGATCAACATTAAAATGGACCGCAAGGTAATTCTTTACTGCTTCTGCTCTCTTGAGACTCAAAGAACGGTTATATTCGCTCTTCCCGGCGGAATCCGTATGCCCTACCAGCTTAACCTGCATGGACGATCCCGGACCGGATGTAAGGGCTGTACCGAGGGAATCCACCACCGGATAAGCCTTCTTGCTGATCTTGGCTGAGTTGACCTTGAATTCAATTTTCAGAAACGCCCGACCGCCCGGATCGGTTATCATACGCAGAATGTCATCTGAATCCGCAGCAAAGCCGTCCTGTCCGGCATAGGCAAAAGGAACGCAACTAAAAATTAATATGAACAGGAAAATTAGTTTTTTCATGGAGACCTCCAAACAAAGTTTAAGGGATAGTACTAAAATACCCTGTCCACAGCTTTGGGGCAAGGGTTTCAGTCCACAGGAGACCGCTGTAAAAATATGTAGACTCAGGCTGTTTTAATATCCGGGTTTGGAACGGCTCTTCTTTAAATCAGAACGCTTCTTCTTACCATCCATCCTTTTACGCTTTGCAGAATATGGAACTTTGGTTTTCTTTCTTTTGCGCACCGGCTTCAAAACATCAGCAATAAGTTTGGCAAAACGGGAAACAGCCTCTTCCTTGTTGCGGAACTGACTGCGATGTTCTTCGCAGGAAACATGCAACTCACCTCTGGAATTAATGCGCCCGGACAGCCGGGTTTTGATTAAATACTTCTGGCGGTCACTCAGGCTGGAAGAATCCTGCACATTAAACACAAGAGTCACCTTGGATGAAGTCTTGTTAACATGCTGTCCGCCGGGACCGGAACTGCGACTGGCGAAAAAACTAATTTCACTGTCAGGTATGGACAATGCGGGAGTGATACTTATCATAGCTTACGGCTGGATATTCTGTCTTTTGTATGCGTATGTGGCGTACGCAGTCTTTAAGTACGATGCTTCGGGTCTTGCATCGTTCTTACTTTTTTTCAAGGAGAATCTATTATGAAAATCGCACTTCCCTCCAGAGATGGAATGGTCGACGGTCACTTTGGTCATTGTGAAGCTTTCACCATTTTCACTCTTGATGAGTCCAAAAATATCATCGAAGAAGAAAAAATCACACCTCCTCCGGGGTGCGGATGCAAATCCAGCATCGTGCCCACCCTCGCTGAAATGGGCGTAAAAGTCCTGTTGGCAGGCAACATGGGTCAGGGAGCAGTGAATCTCTTGCAGAACAACGGCATTCAGGTTATCCGCGGTTGTGGCGGCGAACTCAAAGATGCAGTTGCCCAATGGGCAGCAGGAAACATCACCGACTCCGCAACTGTCTGCGACGACCACGGTTCCTGCGGCAACCACTAGAATTAAAATTTAGTCCAAAGCCCGCAAATAAATATTTGGAGATAGAAACATGAATGAATGTCCCTGCGGTTCCGGCAATGCCTATGAAAGCTGCTGCGAACCTTACATCACAGGAAAAGAGCCTGCACCCACTGCTGAAGCACTCATGCGTTCCCGCTACAGTGCATTCGCTGTAAAAAATGTCGACTACCTCGGTGATACCCTCGCCCCGGAAAGCAAGCATGATTACGACGAAAATCAGGTTAAAAACTGGGCGGAAACATCCACATGGCTCGGCCTTGAAATTGTTTCTACCTCCAAGGGTCTTGTTGACGACGAAACCGGCGAAGTGGAATTCATCGCCAAATTCAGGCAGCAGGGAGCGATCCACACCCATCATGAAGCCAGCCGCTTCGAAAAAAGGGACGGCCACTGGCTCTACCTTGAAGGTGATATCGTACCTCCCATGCCGATCAAAAAAGATAAGAAAGTAGGACGCAACGAGCCCTGTCCCTGCGGCAGCGGCAAGAAATACAAGAAGTGCTGCGGTTAAGCGCAAACTTCTGCAAGTCTGAATATGATAAAACCCCCGTTCCTTGGAACGGGGGTTTTATTTTCTCAAACAAATTTCTCTTAAGACTTATGAAGTCAGCCCGTGAACGGAATCGCGGACCCAGAAGAGTAGATTGAAATTCTCGGCAAGGCCTTCCTTGATCTTGTTCAGGGTGGCTTTGTCCATGTCGTGGATGCGGATAAATACATGGCGCATGTTTTCCTGCTCCGGCTCATAGGAGGTCAAAATGGACATGACCCGTCCGCCGTTATCCTTGAGGTAATCCAGCACGCCATTGAGCGATCCCGGCTCATTGGAAAGAGCCAGACCGACCTGCACACCACCGTCAAGAACACCTGTGATGTTGATCAGAACCTTGAAAACATCGGTATTGGTGATGATGCCCACGCACTTATTCTCAGCATCTACAATCGGGAGTCCGCCGATTTTGTTCTCTTCCATGACAACTGCGGCTTTTTCCACAGTATCTTCAACGGATACGGTAATCACCTTGCGGGACATGATATCCTTAACCTTGATTTCCGAGAGCAGATAATAAAGCTCATGCATATCAAGGGTGGTAGCCTTTGAGGGGGAAGCTTCCTTGATGTCCCTGTCTGAAACTATGCCGACCAGAACGCCTTCGTCATCAACGATGGGCAATCTACTGATGTCGTTATCCTTAAGCAGCTTTGCTGCTTTCATCATGGAACGGTCATGGGTAAGGGTGACAATGTCTTTGGACATCCAGTTCTTAACCAGCATAGGGAACCTCCTTAGGGGCCGTGGGCCTGTGATGTTTCTATAAGATGATCAGTTGAACAATGCAGTTCAATTCCGCTTGATACTAAAATTCTCCATTTTCCTACTTATATGATTATATAAACAAAGCTCTGCGGTCAATGATCATAAACTTAAAATGCAGAGACTATACATTTTTGCAGCAGAATTAAATTCATGCATCCCCTCACCGGGGGAAAGAGGATCAAGCTTTACGAAAAAACAGTCCCGGTGCGATTTCAGGATTATCAGAATGCAGAATAGCCTGCGTACCGGAATGAACAACATCCTTGGGTTCACCGTTGGTTGCCTCAAAGGAATAACTGCCGGCCTTCACAAGAGCCCTCTGAAGGCCGGGAACGAGAATCTGCACGTCGCAATCATTTTCCCAGCGGGCTTTTACTGAAAGCAGCCAGCTTCCATCTTCGCGTTGTTCCAAAACTCGGGCAACAACGGGTTTGCGCTCTTCCTTGGTCGGAGGCAGTGCAATGGTACTGGGGCCGGATTTTTTGAAAAATGCGGTAGTCAACGGACGGGTGGCGGCATTGGTCAGCTCAGTCATGGTATTTGCGGGCAATGGTCCGCCTTCTTTGGCTTTGTCGATGACTGTGCGGTAAACATCTACCACCTGTGCCAGATAAGAAGAACTCTTGGTGCGCCCCTCAATTTTAAGGGAAGCAATACCCAGCTTGGCCAGCATGCGGACGTAATGCACAAGACAAAGATCCTCGGCTGCGAAAAATTCAGTATAACCGTCATGTTCCACCGCTTCCCAGACATCCTGACCGGGGCGGGTCTTTTCTTCAACGCGCAATCCGGTGGCCTTATACTCAAAACGGCAGGGATGGGTGCAGCGGCCCATATTTGCAGAGCGGTCATTGAGCCACGCACTCAGGAAACAACGTCCTGAAATTGCCATGCACATGGCTCCGTGTACGAACATCTCCAGCTCTATGCCCGGACATTTTTCAGCAATGTCGGACACATCGGATGCGGAAAGCTCACGGGCAAGGTTAACCCTTGAGGCCCCGAATTTCTGCCAGAATTTTGCAGCTTCACTGTTTCCGGTATTAGCCTGAGTGCTGATGTGCACCGGGATATCGGGCAGGATTTCAGCAGCAAGCATAAGCACACCGGGATCGGCAATGATCAGCCCGTCCGGGGGGCATTGGGCCAGCTTTTCAAGGTCAGCCCGGACCTTGGCGAGATCCTTTTCCTTGGGGTAGGCATTGACGCAAAAATAAGCCTGCACATTGTTATTGCGGCAGAGTTCAAAAGCGGCGGGAAGCTCTTCCCACTTGAATCCGGCCCCGGCGGAACGCAGGTTCAAATCCCCGGCACCGAGATATACGGCATCCGCACCGTAAGTGACGGCAGTTTCAAGTTTTTCCATATTCCCGGCCGGACAAAGCAGTTCCGGCATTTCGCCAAGAATAGGGCGGGCTATTTCAGGATTGTCGGTTTTATTTTCAGTAGATGTATTCATGGTCTGATTAAAAAAGTGTTAAATTTTGAGCCCTCTGGACTGCCTGAAGGCCTTGATCTCGTCAAGTACACTATGATGCACAAAGAGCTTTCCGGCCCCTTTGCCGAGCTGGATATCCGGTTTCACAGAGCCGTGAAAATCCGAACCTCCGCTGGGCAGCAGGTCATATTTACGGGCCAGCCCTTTAGCGATCCCGGTCATCTCAATAGTGTGGGAACTGTAATATACTTCGATTCCCTGCAAGCCCATTTCCTGCAAACGACCGACCTCACGGTCCAGCACATCTTCATCAGAGCTTAATAAAAACGGATGGGCCAGTATGGGAGTCGCATCCGTGGAGCGCAGCAGATCGAAGGCTTCTTCGGCTGACATGTTATTCTTGGGAAAATAAGCTTTTCCCTTTTTTCCAAGGTATTCAGTAAAAGCCTCATCAAAACTCTTCACATACCCTTTTTCGAGCATGATCCGGGCCATATGCGGCCTGCCGATGGTTCCGGCGGCCTGACCCTGCACCTCTTCCATAGAGATGTCAAAGCCGAGTTTCTGCAATTTTGTCACCACTGCCTCGTTACGCTCAACACGGCGTGCTCGAACCTGCTCGAAGACGCGTTTTAATCGCTCCGAATAGGGGTCCACCCAAAGGCCGACAACATGCAACACCCCGACCATGCTCTCCACGCTTAGTTCACATCCGGGGATAACTTCAATTCCCGCCTTCACTCCGGTCTCGAGGGCTTCCGGAAGCCCTGCCATGGTATCATGGTCAGTCAGGGCCATAGCGGTCAGCCCGGCTTCTTTCGCAGCCCTGACAAGTTCGGCGGGGCTGAAAGTTCCGTCCGAGGCAGTGGAATGGGTATGTAGGTCAATAGCAGACATAATGATCTCCAGTGATAATCCTTAACTCTATATAATCATCTTCAGCGCAGTGGGAAATGCGGACTTGAGGAATTTGTTTTCTATAGTTATAGGGTAGTGATCAAACAATGCGCAAGGAGTACCTTTATGTCTTTGAATAAAGAACTGGTGGATATACTTGTCTGTCCCAAGTGCAAAAACGAGCTGGAACTCCTGAACGGGGAAACAGGCCTTAAATGTGATGCCTGCAATGTTATCTACC is part of the Desulfovibrio sp. JC022 genome and harbors:
- a CDS encoding efflux RND transporter permease subunit; the encoded protein is MSLARLTIEKKTVSIVLTIVFFLGGIKAFLDMPRLEDPEFTIKEALVVTNYPGANPSEVADEVTDVIEGAAQQLKQLKKVTSISDRGQSIVTVEVQDQYDKETLPQVWDELRRKVGDAQSSLPPGAGPSLVIDDFSDVYGMLLSVTGDGYSQQDLQDYVTFLRKQLLLVDNVAKISVWGEQQETVFVEISRARMAQLGVSLDSVYKTLSNRNLVVKSGNVKVGREYLEIAPSGGVESVEDLGDLFIRDGSGRLVPLRDVAEIHRGYQSPPSQIMSFNGHNAVAIGIAGNPAANVVELGHAINAKLQQLQGQTPVGVNVEEVYFQPSRVDNAVNSFVINLAEAVAIVIIVLLLFMGIQSGLLIGAILLITICGSFIFIQMAGVALERISLGALIIALGMLVDNAIVVIEGILIRYQKGMDRIQAAVDVVEQSKWPLLGGTIIAIMAFAGIGFSPDKVGEFCRSLFIVLFISLMMSWITAVTVTPLLCEMFLRPKISEEGDPYGGIIFRLYRGILEFCLRHRVLTMTTLVIMLAGSIYGFGFVKQSFFPDSTQPRFYIHYWLPQGADIRATADDVNELAGVILKDEQVKNVSTFTGQGAPRFILTYSPEKTASSYGLLLVEVKDYETTGEVMSRYKKYVNANYPDAEAKVKKFKLGPGRAASIEVRFSGPDTKELRRLSREAQGIMLSTGHAESIRDDWRQDVKVLSPVIMEAQAKRAGISRPDLAKAMNMFFTGTNIGVYREGDKLLPIVARPPAKERLDVNQIGDVQIFSPVAGRMIPVEEVVSGFETKIESGKLQTRNRMLTITASCEPIVGLPSVLFNELRPQIENMKIPAGYTMEWGGEYEDSRDAQTSLAASLGGPFLIMILATVMLFNNLRIPAIIWLTVPLSIIGVSCGLLTTGEPFGFMALLGFLSLSGMLIKNAIVLLDQINIELAEGKEPYRAVVDSALSRIRPVAMAAGTTILGMLPLVTDAFFSAMAVTIMAGLAFATVLTLLVVPVLYTMFYKVKTPA
- a CDS encoding efflux RND transporter periplasmic adaptor subunit, with protein sequence MRNKLLFLILAMMILPGCKEEVHVEQPVRPVRVMEISDQNAPELRKFPGKVKATREATLAFRVPGQIERFVVKEGDYVKKGQLIAVLDQRDFQAAVADLEAKLIGARSVMKEAKLNFERNGKLLASDTVAQSSFDSAQSTFESSRASVNSLIQELRRAKLNFQYTRLVAPFSGTIALKSVDNHEFVQAKESIVQLEDTSALDVVVDVPESIWVRGFITKDSHDFKALAKFETYPGRDFKLELKEFQTKANAETQTYEVTLKMENPQGLSIHPGMTAEVVASMPENKAVKVVSVPISAVVGYPDQDKFVWVYEKGAVKKRNVQVGRIVNSNFEIHEGIKPGEQVVVSGAHYLRDGQEVKILKGRIGGRG
- a CDS encoding iron ABC transporter permease, whose translation is MHFDDGQIPAEYSRHIRQKTFFIAAGLLLAGAMLVTSIGMGPVSISAPEALLTLLGDTVSKRFDLIIWNIRLPQALTALAAGAGLSVAGAVMQAILRNPLGSPFTLGISHAAAFGAAVSVMLLDLGTMASSNVGAVTINSPYLTTMVAFGFSLVATFAIIAISRTRRATPEVMVLTGVALGALFTAGTMFLQYFADDVQLAAMVFWTFGDVARATWTELGIISAVTVIAYIWFTANRWNFNAIEAGDETAKGLGVKVERVRLTGMLLASLVTAVIVSFLGIIGFVGLVCPHMVRRIIGDDYRFLLPASCIVGAVLLLAADTAARLMLAPNVLPVSVLTAFLGAPVFIWLIIRGSK
- a CDS encoding ABC transporter ATP-binding protein, encoding MNIKVNGINFSYNNTPVLEGVDFQVEQGELLAILGPNGAGKTTLLKCMNAIHRPEGGSVLVKDKDVFKLASDDIARLIGYVPQRVEPARLTVFDAVLMGRKPHIKWRVRDHDICIVDAALKRLSLNHLSLRYIDLLSGGELQKVSIARALVQEPEVLLLDEPTSSLDLKNQLEILRTVRAVVKGHKVSAIMTMHDLNTALRYADKFIFLKNGTVCGCGGKDSVSPEIIEQVYGVEVEIEMRKGCPVIHPVEDLEALDYEHEHSHGHIHTHQTAQ
- a CDS encoding FmdE family protein, yielding MTTYFSKDQIKRTIEFHGHQCPGLAIGIRAAELCLRELGHHDDSPIVAICETDMCGVDAIQFLTGCSVGKGNLILKDHGKMAFTFYRRKDGKGIRAMLNPDFIGELRADMGRLMGLAEPTAEEKEQCTQVRAECEKQYYAAKLADMFIKQEPQIKMPRPAAILQSLTCENCGEIHMESRSRRFAGRTLCLTCFEKVEQKM